The Bacillus carboniphilus genome contains a region encoding:
- a CDS encoding cell wall-binding repeat-containing protein, which yields MNKFVMSIISLLLVFSMLTPFQQVEASESKSYERIAGDNRIQTAIEISKEGWPKGVGHNQFGTKVVILARADVPADALAAASLVGKKDAPILLTYSDKLPEETLKEIERLKPEHIYILGGEKAISESIDKKLDDKGFIPIRIAGDDRFQTANWINIFSGGHLDSTDTAIIANGETIVDALSASSFSALNNIPIFLAKKR from the coding sequence ATGAATAAATTTGTAATGTCTATTATCAGCTTGTTGTTAGTTTTTTCAATGTTAACACCATTTCAACAAGTAGAAGCAAGTGAAAGTAAGTCTTACGAGCGTATAGCTGGGGATAACCGTATCCAAACAGCCATTGAAATATCCAAAGAAGGTTGGCCAAAGGGTGTAGGGCACAACCAATTTGGTACCAAAGTGGTTATTCTAGCAAGAGCAGATGTACCTGCTGATGCCTTAGCAGCAGCTAGTTTGGTAGGTAAAAAAGACGCCCCTATACTACTTACGTATTCCGACAAACTACCTGAAGAAACCTTAAAAGAAATAGAACGATTAAAACCTGAGCATATCTATATTTTAGGTGGAGAAAAAGCAATTAGTGAATCAATTGACAAAAAATTAGATGATAAGGGTTTCATTCCTATTAGAATTGCTGGCGACGATCGTTTCCAAACTGCCAATTGGATTAATATATTTTCTGGAGGTCACCTTGATTCTACTGACACCGCAATAATTGCAAATGGGGAAACAATTGTAGATGCACTTTCTGCGAGCAGCTTTTCAGCCTTAAACAATATCCCAATCTTTTTAGCTAAAAAAAGATGA
- a CDS encoding cell wall-binding repeat-containing protein, which produces MPDNIKKVYIYGGTAVISEKLERELTNKGIKVVERFAGENRYETGLLATSLTKTDRVILARGTSTNPKSPEFPDAVAASGLALKKNANIVLTDPNKPNALVKDFVQKQKKHFVLGGPVAISNSVIKSYGLTNEKDVDTTEAHFIDVEQGNSTLFLLPNGKNVLIDGGLKSEGDKVVSYLNDLGIDKIDLMIATQLDEEHLGGLLTVLDEISVKRFMNYSGTYNGYDSELIDELRRLDDDLYYEIAKEGNSITIDSSVDIQILNTRDSDSSNMDDSSTVLNVTYGETDFLLMSDATKKVEDKMIEKYDIDAEILQVGQHGANTATSSAFLNEVKPELSIISYGENSNGLPSNDVIKRLEKVNSQIKSTKNHGDIKIVTDGVNYTVKTSKN; this is translated from the coding sequence TTGCCAGATAATATTAAAAAAGTTTACATTTATGGAGGAACTGCTGTCATTTCAGAAAAACTCGAAAGAGAATTAACTAATAAAGGAATCAAAGTTGTAGAACGATTTGCTGGAGAGAATCGTTATGAAACAGGATTATTGGCAACTTCTTTAACCAAAACAGATAGAGTCATTTTAGCACGCGGAACATCAACAAATCCAAAATCACCCGAGTTCCCTGATGCAGTAGCCGCTAGTGGATTAGCACTTAAAAAGAACGCAAATATTGTTCTTACAGATCCAAACAAACCAAATGCTTTAGTAAAAGATTTCGTACAAAAGCAAAAGAAACATTTTGTTTTAGGTGGTCCTGTTGCAATTAGTAACTCTGTTATTAAAAGCTATGGTTTAACCAATGAAAAAGATGTAGACACTACTGAGGCTCATTTTATTGATGTTGAACAAGGAAATAGCACATTGTTTCTTTTACCAAATGGTAAAAATGTTCTCATTGATGGTGGTCTAAAATCAGAGGGGGACAAAGTCGTTTCCTACTTGAATGATTTGGGAATTGATAAAATTGACCTCATGATAGCTACTCAACTCGACGAAGAACATCTTGGTGGATTACTTACAGTTTTAGATGAAATTTCAGTTAAAAGGTTCATGAATTATAGTGGAACATACAATGGATATGATAGTGAATTAATAGATGAGTTACGTAGGTTAGATGATGACTTATACTATGAAATAGCTAAAGAAGGAAATTCTATCACAATTGATAGTTCTGTTGATATTCAAATTTTGAATACCAGGGATTCTGACAGCTCTAATATGGATGATTCCTCTACTGTCCTAAATGTTACGTATGGTGAAACTGATTTTCTTCTAATGAGTGACGCTACTAAAAAGGTAGAAGATAAAATGATCGAAAAATATGATATTGATGCTGAAATATTACAAGTAGGACAGCACGGAGCAAATACAGCAACTAGTAGCGCGTTTTTAAATGAAGTCAAACCTGAACTATCCATTATTTCTTATGGGGAAAATTCAAATGGACTTCCAAGTAACGATGTCATCAAACGATTGGAAAAAGTGAATTCACAAATTAAATCTACTAAAAACCATGGCGACATTAAAATCGTGACTGATGGAGTTAACTATACAGTTAAAACAAGTAAAAACTAA